In the genome of Peptococcaceae bacterium 1198_IL3148, one region contains:
- the lonC gene encoding Lon family ATP-dependent protease encodes MKQLLEKFIGTNTLKTADKFSEDELLQKQVNVISKLLANIYGSENLVLEAGKVKALKLLRSDVLAEKVQALQRIVFKDPTLETPDRERMPEILNQIEDEIAEIIARRTVEDDIDKKVNERIIQRHEEYVQEVKRQVLKENAGPENAQTLKKLAILEKLEHNKLATNAFEELRPKNLTEIVGQQRGVRALIYKLASPFPQHILIYGPPGVGKTSAARLALEMAKQIKGSPFSKDGKFVEVDGTTLRWDPREIVNPLLGSVHDPIYQGAKHDLAETAIPEPKPGLVTEASGGVLFIDEIGELDPILQNKLLKVLEDKRVQFESSYYDPDDDNVPLYIKKLFEEGAPADFILIGATTLEPEYINPALRSRCAEVYFEPLTPTDIGQIVEQAAQKLGVKIEGQVAELISQYTIEGRKATNILCDAYALACYRLKENNQSKAAVTITLPDIYEVVQTSRLSPLVTQRASNQWEVGKIFGLGVAGFLGSVLEIEAIAFPARNKDNGSIRFNDTAGSMTKDSVFNAASVIRKITGQDIASYDIHINVVGGARIDGPSAGAAITLAILSAIDNNGIPQDIAVTGEISIQGKVRPVGGIYEKIYGARQAGIKKVFIPAENQKDVPVDLKGITIVPVNNIEEIIDQLFKQNNNSLVS; translated from the coding sequence GTGAAGCAACTTTTGGAAAAGTTCATAGGTACTAATACTCTCAAAACAGCTGATAAATTCTCTGAAGATGAATTATTGCAGAAGCAAGTTAATGTTATCTCAAAACTGTTGGCTAACATCTATGGTTCTGAAAACCTAGTATTAGAAGCTGGCAAAGTGAAAGCATTAAAATTGCTGCGTTCTGATGTGTTGGCAGAAAAAGTTCAAGCCCTGCAAAGGATCGTTTTTAAAGATCCAACCTTAGAAACACCGGATAGAGAACGAATGCCAGAGATATTAAACCAAATTGAAGATGAAATTGCGGAGATCATTGCCCGCCGTACGGTGGAGGATGACATTGACAAGAAAGTTAATGAAAGAATAATACAGCGCCATGAAGAGTATGTACAGGAAGTAAAAAGACAGGTACTGAAAGAAAACGCCGGGCCGGAGAATGCCCAAACGCTAAAAAAGTTAGCGATTTTAGAAAAGTTAGAGCACAACAAATTAGCAACCAACGCCTTTGAAGAGCTAAGACCAAAAAACTTAACAGAAATTGTGGGGCAACAAAGGGGAGTAAGGGCGCTGATTTACAAGCTGGCCTCCCCCTTTCCCCAACATATATTAATTTATGGCCCCCCCGGGGTGGGCAAGACTTCCGCTGCCAGGTTGGCTTTAGAAATGGCCAAGCAGATTAAGGGCAGTCCCTTTAGCAAAGACGGTAAATTTGTAGAAGTTGACGGCACCACTTTGCGCTGGGACCCTAGAGAAATAGTCAATCCCCTACTGGGTTCAGTACACGATCCCATCTATCAGGGGGCTAAGCACGACTTGGCCGAAACTGCCATTCCGGAACCGAAACCGGGGTTGGTTACCGAAGCCAGTGGCGGTGTGTTGTTTATTGATGAAATTGGTGAGCTTGATCCAATATTACAAAACAAACTGTTAAAGGTTTTAGAAGATAAGCGGGTACAATTTGAATCATCCTATTACGATCCTGACGATGACAATGTACCGCTATATATTAAAAAGCTATTTGAAGAGGGGGCACCGGCAGACTTTATTCTCATTGGTGCCACCACCCTAGAACCGGAATACATTAACCCAGCGCTGCGCTCCCGTTGTGCCGAGGTTTATTTTGAACCGTTAACCCCAACGGATATTGGCCAGATTGTGGAGCAGGCAGCCCAAAAGTTGGGGGTTAAGATAGAGGGCCAAGTGGCTGAGTTAATTAGCCAGTATACCATTGAAGGCCGTAAGGCAACCAATATATTGTGCGATGCCTATGCGTTGGCATGCTACCGCCTAAAAGAAAACAACCAATCAAAAGCGGCAGTAACCATAACCTTACCAGATATTTACGAAGTGGTACAAACCAGCCGTTTGTCACCGCTGGTAACCCAAAGGGCCAGCAACCAATGGGAAGTGGGTAAAATTTTTGGTTTGGGCGTGGCAGGTTTTTTGGGTTCAGTTTTAGAAATAGAAGCCATAGCCTTCCCGGCCCGCAATAAAGATAACGGTAGCATTAGGTTTAATGACACCGCAGGCAGCATGACCAAGGATTCTGTATTTAATGCCGCGTCGGTGATTAGAAAAATAACCGGTCAAGACATTGCCAGCTACGACATCCACATTAATGTGGTGGGTGGTGCCCGGATAGATGGACCATCTGCTGGGGCAGCCATTACTTTGGCTATATTGAGTGCCATCGACAACAACGGCATTCCCCAAGACATAGCAGTCACCGGTGAAATTTCTATTCAAGGCAAAGTGCGGCCGGTGGGTGGCATTTACGAAAAGATATATGGCGCCCGGCAAGCGGGTATTAAAAAGGTGTTTATTCCAGCAGAAAACCAAAAGGATGTACCAGTTGACTTGAAGGGCATAACCATTGTGCCGGTTAACAATATCGAAGAAATCATTGATCAGCTTTTCAAGCAAAATAACAATTCATTGGTTAGTTAG
- the rplI gene encoding 50S ribosomal protein L9: MKVILLKDVAKLGKKGDVLEVAEGYGRNYLIPRNLASEASQGKLNELAELKKAENRKKQQQEQEARDLASKLEKITVNIQVKVGEGGKLFGAISNKDIADTLNKEYKIKIDKKKINLKAPIKNLGQYTVTLKLHPKVQTDLKLVVSEA; the protein is encoded by the coding sequence ATGAAAGTTATTCTATTGAAAGATGTGGCTAAATTAGGTAAAAAAGGTGATGTCTTAGAGGTGGCTGAGGGTTACGGCCGAAATTATCTAATACCTCGCAATTTGGCGTCGGAGGCTTCCCAAGGTAAGCTTAATGAATTGGCTGAGCTAAAGAAGGCAGAAAATAGAAAGAAACAACAACAGGAACAAGAAGCTAGGGATTTAGCGTCTAAATTAGAGAAGATAACTGTTAACATTCAGGTTAAAGTTGGCGAGGGTGGTAAGCTATTTGGCGCCATCAGCAATAAAGATATCGCCGATACCCTGAATAAAGAGTATAAAATTAAAATTGATAAGAAAAAGATTAATTTAAAGGCCCCCATTAAAAACTTGGGCCAGTACACCGTAACCCTAAAGTTACATCCCAAAGTGCAAACTGATTTAAAGCTAGTGGTTTCCGAAGCTTAG
- the dnaB gene encoding replicative DNA helicase — MINKIPPQNIDAEQSVLGAMLLNKEAIYKVMEILKPEDFYRDSHKVIYEAILSLNDKNEPVDMITVSEELRQKGALEQAGGVSYVATLASLVPTAANVEHYANIVEEKSLLRTLIQLSNRVTTMGYEGSKDVQELLDQVEQSLAELTNRRSSSGFDAVSDILLQTIEQIEKIQNNKGQLTGIPTGFIDLDKVTTGFQKSDLIILAARPSMGKTAMALNYALSAATKGKTPTAIFSLEMSKDQLVQRMLCAEAMVDQQKVRTGMLDAKDWEMLNVAAGFLANAPIYIDDTAAISINELKAKCRRLQAEKGLGLVLIDYLQLMQGSRRTESRQQEIAEISRSLKGLAKELNVTVIALSQLSRAVEQRQDKRPIMSDLRESGSIEQDADIVMFIYRDDYYNPESEDQNVAELIIAKQRNGPVGTVKLAFLKEFTKFVDLSRDNIDN; from the coding sequence ATGATCAACAAAATACCACCTCAAAACATTGATGCGGAACAATCAGTTCTGGGAGCGATGCTTCTAAATAAAGAAGCAATCTATAAAGTGATGGAAATTCTCAAGCCGGAGGATTTCTACCGCGACAGCCATAAAGTTATCTATGAGGCCATTTTAAGCTTAAATGACAAAAATGAGCCGGTGGATATGATTACCGTTTCTGAAGAACTGAGGCAAAAGGGGGCGCTGGAGCAAGCCGGCGGGGTTTCCTATGTGGCCACATTGGCTAGTTTAGTGCCCACCGCCGCCAACGTCGAACACTATGCCAACATAGTGGAAGAAAAATCCCTGTTAAGAACGTTGATTCAACTTTCCAACAGAGTAACCACCATGGGTTACGAAGGCAGTAAAGATGTCCAAGAATTGTTGGATCAGGTGGAGCAATCACTGGCGGAGTTAACTAACCGCCGTTCCTCTTCTGGATTCGATGCTGTCAGCGACATTCTGTTGCAAACCATTGAACAAATTGAAAAGATACAAAATAACAAAGGGCAGCTAACTGGTATTCCCACCGGTTTTATAGATTTAGATAAGGTCACCACCGGTTTTCAAAAAAGTGACTTAATCATTCTGGCCGCCAGACCCAGTATGGGTAAAACGGCAATGGCTTTAAACTACGCCCTAAGTGCCGCCACCAAAGGGAAAACCCCCACCGCCATCTTTAGCTTAGAAATGTCTAAGGATCAATTGGTACAAAGGATGCTCTGTGCTGAGGCCATGGTGGATCAACAAAAGGTACGAACCGGCATGTTAGATGCTAAGGATTGGGAAATGCTAAATGTGGCGGCTGGTTTTTTGGCCAACGCTCCAATATATATCGATGACACCGCGGCCATCTCCATTAATGAGTTAAAGGCTAAATGCCGTCGATTGCAAGCCGAAAAAGGCCTGGGTTTGGTACTGATTGACTACCTGCAGTTAATGCAGGGCAGTAGGCGTACCGAAAGCAGACAGCAGGAAATTGCCGAAATATCCCGTTCTTTAAAGGGGTTGGCCAAAGAGCTTAACGTCACGGTGATTGCCCTTTCCCAGCTCAGCCGGGCGGTGGAGCAACGGCAAGATAAAAGACCGATAATGTCAGACCTAAGGGAAAGTGGTAGTATCGAGCAGGATGCCGATATTGTTATGTTTATCTATCGAGATGATTATTATAATCCCGAATCAGAGGATCAAAACGTGGCGGAGTTAATTATTGCCAAGCAACGTAACGGCCCGGTTGGCACAGTTAAGCTGGCATTTTTAAAGGAATTTACCAAGTTTGTGGACCTCAGCAGAGATAATATCGATAATTGA
- a CDS encoding YybS family protein, translated as MVDTYQTRGLVEGALLAALTVVLVAMGFFIPWLFFISSILFPVPIILMIYRQGLKKGFLSLITAYFLLLMLYPDPISITIFFMQFSPLGVLFGLLFKNRVSAGKSIFAGTVLAAVLTFVSIGLVIMLTGISTGELESQLKGEINHSMDLYQDINNLSDSEAEEMRQIMEDFIDTMLLLLPSILIIGAMFSTLISYIISRTVLVRLNHDVLPLPPFSHWTYPWYTVWGIIIGLAMMIIGDRYDYTTVATLGKNILYVFSFAFLLLGISVLAFYYKRAPISKGLKWLLIFLAILLPLTPYLVVVMGVLDPLLDIRKLNQQHKEV; from the coding sequence ATGGTAGATACATATCAAACCAGAGGCCTTGTGGAAGGAGCATTACTTGCAGCCCTAACAGTGGTGCTAGTTGCCATGGGGTTCTTTATCCCGTGGTTGTTTTTTATTAGCAGTATACTGTTTCCAGTGCCGATAATTCTGATGATCTACCGGCAAGGTCTAAAAAAGGGCTTTTTATCCCTCATCACCGCCTATTTTCTGCTACTAATGCTCTATCCCGATCCAATTTCCATCACCATTTTCTTTATGCAATTTTCCCCGCTGGGCGTGCTGTTTGGTTTGTTATTTAAAAATCGGGTCAGCGCAGGTAAAAGTATTTTTGCCGGTACAGTATTAGCTGCGGTTTTAACCTTTGTTTCCATTGGTTTAGTTATTATGCTCACCGGTATCAGTACAGGTGAATTGGAATCACAATTAAAGGGGGAAATAAATCATAGCATGGACCTCTATCAAGATATCAATAATTTATCCGATAGCGAGGCCGAGGAAATGCGCCAAATTATGGAGGATTTTATTGATACCATGCTATTGCTTTTGCCAAGTATTTTAATTATCGGCGCGATGTTTTCCACCCTAATAAGTTACATTATTTCCCGGACCGTGTTGGTTAGACTAAATCACGATGTTTTGCCACTGCCACCCTTTAGCCATTGGACCTACCCCTGGTATACCGTATGGGGTATAATAATAGGGTTGGCCATGATGATTATCGGTGATCGTTACGACTATACCACCGTGGCGACGCTGGGTAAAAACATATTATATGTGTTTAGCTTTGCTTTTTTACTGCTAGGTATATCTGTATTGGCCTTTTATTACAAAAGGGCACCCATTAGTAAAGGGCTAAAGTGGCTATTGATATTTCTAGCAATTTTGCTGCCACTAACCCCTTACCTAGTGGTTGTGATGGGGGTATTGGATCCCCTTTTAGATATACGGAAACTTAATCAGCAGCATAAGGAGGTATAA